TCACACCCTCAGATGCCCGTATCTTACGGGACTCTACAAGCTCTTAGACCACTGACTTTGTCATATGAGCTCGGTCTTTCCAAGGCGCCAAGAGCCTTCTTCTGACCTCTTGTCGGGACTACCACTGGATATGGAACCAAACGAAAGGAAGCTGCGAAAAAACTCTTTGGATGCTGTTGGCTGTGATGTGGCTTGGGCGCTTCCTCTGCTCTCGTCTATACCCTTGGTGGATCTGACGCTGGGTATCGATTTGACTTGACTTTCGGATCTGTAAGGGATGCAGCTGGCNNNNNNNNNNNNNNNNNNNNNNNNNNNNNNNNNNNNNNNNNNNNNNNNNNNNNNNNNNNNNNNNNNNNNNNNNNNNNNNNNNNNNNNNNNNNNNNNNNNNAAACATTGTTCGGTatgggcatgttttaaacggatcaaaacgtgaacgggacggtcaaaaatacggtcaaatacggtaaaaatgggaaaaaataaaaaacggacgatacttgttttaaacgtttatatttaaataatacgatgtcaaaaaaagggcaatatatagacataaattggcataataattctctaaatacctagataacaatcaaaacaaatagccccgttttaaacgtttctattttaaaacggttatattttttaaaatccgtttttttactataaaaaaaacGGGACGACGTTTAAAACggaaaaaaaacttcaaatagccccgttcccgttttttaccgactttctgtgaaaaattcggcaaacggcaTTTAAAACGACAAAAAAAGGGGACaacgttttaaacgcgaataaactaactagggtTGGGACTGCAaccttttgataaaattctcACAGTACACCATTTAGTTAGTGGAGGACTGGTGATTCTCAACATTTGTTTATGCACAAAAGAGCAGAGTAAACAATGAACCACCTGCAGTGGTGTGCGGTTTGCATAAGCTTCTTGACTTgaccttatttttatttcatggatCTTTCCTGGAGAGCTGATGGACTGCATTGTGGAACAGAATGACCTTCCACCAAATGAGTTGAGAGTgctttaaaataataataataataattaaaaaaaaaaaggaagaagaagagagaaactcATGGATAATGataacaaaattaaaaagagagagagagagagagagagagagaggtgatgtCCACTGCTCTTCCTAGAATTTGAGTACTTTGCTTATGATTTTCTCAAGTTTTTAATCCCAAATGTGTTCAAACTTTTATGTAGTTAAAAAGGAATTAGGTCAAGGCAGTCTAGAGAAGCGAATGTATCTTGTTGCCGATTATACATATAGAACACCACCTTCGTTGTCCATGATCTTGAATAATCTTTGGTGAACCATCTCTTGTATAGCTCTGGAAGAGAGGCTTACAAGTGACTTCAAGAATAAAAATGCCATGACTTAGTGCATGCGTGGCTAAGCTTCTTGGGCTTCAACACTGATAAGATACCTATACAGATCAGGTTGTACTTAGCATAATCTGAAAAAGTGAACTATTTTTTGTCCATATGATACTGATGCCTTGAACCATGCATGAAAATGGGCCTTCCCACCAGGATATGGATCTGGCTATAAGCACATAGTTTCTTGGTCTGAAGCTTTTCAACTGGATGGACCCTGTTTCTCTGAGCCCATGGGGAGGAGAGAATCTTTTCACTCACAGGATCTAAGGTTGTAGATACACATTATAAGATCAGGGTTTTTAAAATCGGATCCAAATCAGCTGAgaccatagttattaaattcggattcTGGGATTGTTCGGGTGAAGAATTATTCGGATTAATGAGTTTTATTAATTCAACGATTCGATTAAAATATCggtaaaaaaaaacagagataataaaattcgagttcGGATTCGTATTCAAGAATTAttcatttacaaaaataaaaagcgaaCAAAAAATTcgaatgttatttttaatatttgcaatacttatttcatattatttatcaattatcatatgtacataacatacaaatgatataaaaattaaaatttaaaattttaaagataaaaatattatatttagctctttttttttttttctaaactcatttcctattactcaaataattgaatcagataAATAAAAACTGAGAGGGGAGACTGAGCACAAATTCAGTCAGACCACatcacccaccatgcatgttcaccttaaagactagagaAAGAGTATGActgtaagacttagtcaaaccaaaatggaatgagagatttttcttttttttgtagaaatatGAGAAATTACCTCATGAAATATAAGCTTTgtcaatttttattaaaaaaagaagaaaaataacattaggataataaatgcataataatcacactattttctaaaggcttattgacttattcaagataaaggtttttatttttatttatttatttatttttttgtttacatGAGATAAAATTAGGTTATAATTCGGATAAAATTTGATTTGGCTGAATTattcttgaattttaaaaaagtttgtaaaattctaaaattttttatttgattcaaattaggatagaattatttttaaaattcgataaaattcTGTGAGgtagaatttaataactagggcTGAGACCGAATCAATATccatggcttttttttttaatgaaaatccATGGATTCTTCACTTGGGTAATGTGGTTTAGATATAAGAAACAGTTCTGAGTTTCTGACTTCTGAACATGTTTTACAGCAGCAGCTCGAGCAGTACGAAATGCTAATGTCTAATCTTAATCTAAGCTGCCCCAAAAAGCTGAGGGTCTAAAGCTATTTAATCCTCCGCAGCCGACCTAAAATAGGTGGTAGACTGTAGGAAACCAGCAGGATTGAAAAGCCCACAGTCCCTAACCCATCTGTATTTTGTTCATCTCAGGAATCTGAATATCAGAACAGGAGCTTAATAATATATCTCAGTGACTTGGGTAGAAGtgtagaaaaatagaaactagaaactTATCCGGGAAAAGGCTGACTATGCCGCTGGTATACCCAAATTTGTATctatgttcttttcttttcatctcgaacaaaaatgaaaatcaaagagCACTCACATATTATTCTTGAATTCTTGAAACTATAGCACTTGGGAGTTTGGACAGCGAGATCAGGAAAAAAAGGCCCTCCTTGGGAGTGATCATAAGCCCCAAGTTAAAGCCACCATACTACAAACAGTGTTTCCATTGACCAACGAGGTATAGTGAGGTGTGCCGATTCAATCCCATAACCAGCTAACTCAGGTGATATGGGGCAAGGGCTTCCTCCCACTAGGTTACCAGCTGATTGATTTTAACTTGATCTGAATCCCAACTGGGTATAGATTCCATTGGCTATTTCTTTTGCATTTTGATAAACTTTTATGGTAATTTCCCTTATTATTCTTTCCCACATTTCAAGTCATTTGATCCTCATGCTTCCTTCTTAATCTAGCTAGACTTGAAATTTCAGGAAATGGGAAGTGAGCTTCTCCTATTGGTTTCATACTTGAAGCTTGGAATTGATACATTGGGGTCTTTATAAAAGCTCCCCTTGACTTGGAACTCTCATCTGTCAGTGGTGAGTCATGATCACCCAGTTTTGCCAAACACAGTTAGATCTAAAGGGCTTTGACATAGACCATTCAAGCCCAAAGGCAAGGCCCAGGCCAGGCTGGTTAATGCAGAATTAGTACAAAATGTGGTGGCAGCATTTAGTAGTATCACCAATTTATACATGTAGTACACACAGTTTCACTGATCTTTGGAGTGTCTTTATAATAAGGCCTACCGGTTCCACAAAAAGGCCAATCAGTTGTGTATTATTGATCCTTGGATTAGTATTGATTCTTCTCTGTACAAGATCTGGGCCATTGATTTGACAGTTCTGAGTTCTGAGTTATGATTGATGAGCTTGGGGCCAGTGAACGATGGGGATCTTCTCCAATCCCCTCCCTGTAAAGTTAACTTGGCTTTGGACTGGGTAGTTACAACCTTAATTGACATGGGGATTGCTTGAGAGCATTGTTTTACGGCAGAAATATCCGATGCAGTATTAGTCACCTTGGAAACACTATGCGGTACCGACGTGGATTAGATTGGAATCTGGATCTGACACGTTTACCCctgattttcttaaaaaattaactttttttattttacggTTTTACGCTTGGTCCATTCAATTCTATCAATACTAGATCAGGATGGTAATGAAACCGGTGGCTAACAATATTGATACGGGTTATAAACTTACAATTCAtgatttaaactttaaagtattggtatcatattggTTGTATcagtcatttcagaaaaaaaaaaaaattggcaataAAATGATCGAATAATGACTCATTCTAATTGTATTGGTATATAGTGAGACTGATATATACCCATATCATGAATTAGTATATACATAGGATTTACATGATTCGACTGTAAACCTACTTCTACAGGATAACATGGCAGTATAGAACCATGGTCTTAGGCATTGGTATCTATATCAATAATCGTTTCAGCCTTGATCAGTTCCAATATCGATCGATAGTATTAAGTTTGACCGGACCATGTTGCCTCTCAaattatccttcttttttttgttatcttttTACCCCAGTATgaggtaaaaagtaattttgtTTATGGTAACTCTCCAGACAAGTATGGCATTTATTTGCTCgtcttttttcattattttggaAGGTAGTTCCAAATATGTGTGTCCTCATCAATTTGCAAGTGGCAAAAACAATCTGTGTGAATGAGATTTAAGTccttattttatatatgaaacaGTCACATTTGGGGGGTAGGGACAAGCCTAGAAATTCTCTTTCTAAGATGAACAATCAACAATCATGGTAGCTGCTTCATCAAAAAACAATCATGTTAGCTGTGCTTTACTCCTCAGTATAGTCTTTCTCATATGCTAATGCCTGACTTTGTCCTTAGCTAGTGATGCTCAGTGACAGAAACAGAAAGTGAAACTAATCCAAAGCACTTTATACAACCCACAAAGAGTTTAAAGTTCAAACTTGATGAAGccattgaggagagagagagagagagagagagagaggtgatgcTGAGTGACAGGAACAGAACGTGAAACCAATCCAAAGGCCTTTATACAACCACATAGAGTTTAAAGTTCAAACTTGATGAAGCCATTGAGAAGAGACTAAATCAATAGTAAAGACCAGAGCGAGATTGATTGTCCCTTTCTACAGTAGCTGCATGTCACATTGTCAACTGTCACTGAGGTGGTTGTAAGTGCTGACAACTTGGGCCCTTGAATCTAATAGGATGCCCAATCATGGCAGTTAATTTGTTTACCCATCCATACAAGTATGGGCCCCAGTCATGAGGTGTATGACAATTAGATCAGGTCAATAAAAGTTAGGGAAATTTCTAACAGTTTCCTAAATTTAATCTATATTACTCATGTCCTCCATAGAGGGAAACAACCTCAATgtgaagggggagggggggactGTACATTATGATTGAGCCTCATGCATTTACTTATTTTTGGGTTAGGTTTGgtagttaagaaaaaaaaaatttttgaggagagagatagataaaaaaaaataaaaattgtataattatgtttttttctctattaagtcttctgtttttttcttttcttttcttttcttgtctacCGAACATACTCACATAGCCCTATATAATAATTTTCTCATTCTTCCAATAAAGTAATATCTTACCTCTCCACAAAATATGTATTATTTTACCTCTCCTCCTTTGGCTAGATTACAGTTTTATTttaactctatttttttttcctgtgattcatcaataggatcatgagggtttgagtttttttttttcccttactttatttgtatatattttaaattttagggTTTGTATGCTAGAAAGGATATTTGGTCATTTTGCATATTTCTATAAATATAACTTATTGCATTTTATTTCTaagttattttcttgtattatttGTTATaaaattatgtttcttatttatatGGCAGCAATGTAAATATCATATACATATaacttagggttttatttttgttttttggcaaATAGTAACTATGTTAgattttttcatataattctatagtataataataatttgtttgAGAGAGAGGTATAGGCACACTGCCCAATTGCGCTAAGCTAGGTGGCATCAATGGGGATGTGGGATGTGAGATGTGGTATCATATAGGAGGGACATGGGGGTCATTTTAaatgggaaagagaaagaaagacacaATAGGCGTGAAGTTACAGTACATCGGCTGTGTGCCCGTCCTTTTCTCATTATTTGATTAGGTTAGATAGGTTTGCATATTAACCCTTGTTTTGTGGCACATGCGTCAAGTAAATCCTAATTTTCCccttcatttaattttttcttgttttacttTGTGTATTATATGTGTGAATTACAGCATGATGTTCTGTAGTTTAAACATATTTAGGGCAAGAGACCCCTGCTGGTCTGGCATAGGAAACACCAAACTCGTGGGCCAATAGGAGGAATAAAAAAGCATCTTTGAAACACACGAGGAGGGGTAGTGCGATGTTTTCGTGCTTACATCAGTCTGAACGTTTCCTACGTAAAACTgacaaggcttttttttttcatatatttattaatttataaaaataccAAATGAATGAAGAGATCAATTTCACTGGATGGACCAGGGTGCCTAATACTTCACTATTCCACAACTTGACTGGATCTGATCTCATGATAGGACAGGTTCTTTTAGAGTcctaagatttttttatttatttttattgtatcaATTTCTTTTCTCCCAAAAGGTGGATTACCTTGGAGGATAAATCATTTGTCTTCTAGGCCCTCAGGATATTCCAATCCTCCTCTCAAAGGAATTTAAAGAAGGTTTTAGGGGGTGGGGGAGGTTCTTTCTAAATTTCTCACACTTATGAGTCACCCATAAAGTGGAGCGATTGGTTCTCCGAGGCCCAACTGAGCACGGCCCAAACACTGTAATGGGCCTTACTAGTTGAAATCATAGCTTCTAAGACCATTTCAAGATTGATCCCCTTGCCAAAGCTGGCCAACCACATTTCCACAGATACAGAATTCAAATACCCGGAACCGGGTTCACCCAATTTCTACCTGGGATCGAATTGGAATTGGTCAACCCTAAAAATGTACAAAGAAGCCGATCTGAATTGGAGAGAGTTGGTATAGGTCACAACAGATTCTGATCCGAATTGACCGATTCAACCGATCCGATTCTGATGTTTGCATCCTTAACTATATATAAGCCCTTATCCTTCCCATCAGTCGATGGTCAATCACCACACACATGGAATTGGTGAGGATCTTAGCCTCGAAAGAACACAcacaaaagaaagaataaaagaagactAACCAGTTATGAAAGCTCATTTCTTTTACTTCGTTTGGGTAAACCATTGATGAGCTTATCTTTGCAGTAGGCCCCTTATGCTTGGGCTCTTACGCACTTATGCTTACTTCCATGATAAGCCCAAAAAGAAAGTGGGACCCACTTCTGGTTGCATTTTAACGCTTTAAACccttttctctcccccctctccaaCTAGCTCACGTTCTTAAGGCACGGTGGGTCCTACTATATATCCCCATTTCTCAAGTTTTTCACACTTTCATCTTTTTCCAATAACTGTCTGGGCGTCTATGTGCACGTGTGGGATTCCTTTATTACTTCCCACGTTGGTGCTATGGTGGCGGTTAATGAACCCAATGCGCatgttaaagaaaatgacaaatgtTAAGGTCCGTTTGGATTGGCGGTGGTGAGAGGGCTAAGAAACCATAAGAGGACGTCAACAAAGACAGGTTGGAGATGTTGTCGGTGATTGGTGGATTGATGATGACGTAGTCACATTCGGTCAAATTGTCGACCTACGTGTCTAAGAAGGGCCACGTCATTGGACGCTTAAAACCACAGAAAGGGGCACGTGTCCATCTCAGTTTGTGGGATCCGCTCATAACCTTTCATCATAAAAAATAagttccttctctcctcctccaaTTTCATTTTTCAGTGCCAGTAGAGAGAAACGACATCGGAAGATGATTCCGgcggtggtgtggggcccacattaATAAGATCGTCATTCGGTCTGGAATTGCAGAAAAAGGATTGGGTTACGGTCACCATCGTATTCGTGACAGATCCTGGGATGAAAGGGATTTTTATAACGTCAGGTTTCGTGATACTTTGTAGTAAATTGGCTTCCCTCTCTTTGGATAGATTCGATTTCACATGTTGACTGAGCAAGCGATGTAGAGGGGCACACCAATAAAATGCCATAGAATATTTTCGTGTATGAGAAACTAGGAAGGGCAttttaggggagagagagagaaaatatttccTATAAATTTCAAGTGAAAAAGAACCTTGTCCATTTGAGTTCGGTCCCTACTtctactgctactgctacttAATGATATGTATTTTCAAAATTAGGCAATCTATTTTACTATTTTGAGCAATGCTTGCGTTTATCCTTTTTTTACTCACTAGGTGTTGTTTTTTTTCACCCACCAATGATTTAAACTATAATTTACCTTAAAATGAAAACACTGAATTGCATAGAGATAGAAACATGGGTGaatatttgattcaatttgagTACAAAATTTTACAATTAGCTAATCCATTAGATGTATAACTAATCTAACAATAGTAGGTCAAAACAATTATTCATGTGGCTTAAAACGGTGAAATGCCCTAAGAAGCCTATCGTGATAGATCGTCATTTGAcgataaataattatggaagaCGGTTTTCCATGGCATTTGAGTATTAATTCAGGCATATAGGAAACCCATCTTTTAAAATAAAGGCTAGGGCATTTTATGGAGGAGAGAGGTGTGTTCCtctcccccacacccccccaaaCTTTTCTCTTAGCCTATATATGAATCCACAGGAGGATGGCGTGTGAATCCTTTTTCATATAATTATACGTACTAAGCCCTAATTTTGAGCTAAAATGGAAAACAAGTGCATCTATGTTTGCATAGACTAGGAAgcttttcttattaaaaaaaattcaacaaacaattatgaaaaaatttaaCGAACAGTTAGACTTAATTATGTCTACTAATTTGCCTTTCCTACATAAATTATATAGTAATCAGAGATAGAGTCATGAGGCATGAGAGTCGTAGAagtcatgagagagagagagagagagagagagagagagagagagagagagagagagagagagagagagagagagagagagagagagagacgtgaaaGTGGTGGGacttgtgagagagagagagacacgaAAGTCATGGGAGTTGTGAGAATATAACGAGGAAGTGAAAGTCATGGGAATTGTGAGAGTataagaaggagagagagacgtgAAAGTCGTGGGAGTCGTGAGGGTATAactagggagagagagagagagagagagagtcgttaTAGTATAGCAAGAGAGAGATAAACGTGAGAGCAAAAAAGTGAAGGGATAGAAAGAGGTAAATCTACAAAAAATGGAAGGTAATGTAAAACCTATTCATGATctagaaaaacacaataaatagaTAGAACAAACAATCACTTACAATCACAACATAATGATTTACGTGGTGGTTCGTAAGATGCCTATGTCGATGGGGAGATGAAAGTAGCTTTCATTGACAATGAAAAATGGGTTACAAGCTCTCTCTTCATGTATTTCTATGTTTACAAAGAATTTCTCAATACCCTAATAGCATACTAAAACCCTAATAATTCCACATCACAACAATTTATAGGCGAACAAATAGACAAATTTCCTTAAAACTAGACATCAATTCTCAACCGATGAAAAGATGAAGTGAAGAATTAACCATATAAAAGCGAGTTTATggttttatataatagtatgggACAAAGGTTTCTATCCGTATGAGGCCCTTTCGTGACAAACATAAGGACGTGCAATGACTACCATGCCCCTACTACATGCCCTTGTGTGTGAGTGCTGCGGACTCACGTAGATAGAAAACATTTGCcgtgataatataatatattattgtatttttttatttatttaaataaaatttcataacCTGAGTATTACACTAAGCCTTGAGCCCAACAGGGCCACAAATGAAAAACCCAAACCCCGTTGGCCTACTTAGCCAACTAGCGAGTCCAAATTCCAAAACCACATCAACCCTAAGCTAGGGTAACACTTCCAGCCAAAATTGCCTGACCATTCTCATTGGCTCTTCCTATCGCAAACTCTGTTTCCAAACACACAGATTAGGAAGAAATGTACCAAGACGTTATCTTGTTTGGCTTTGTGGTTTCCGGCCAAACAACTGTCAGTCGTTTTCATCCATCCATGATCCAATGTCCAAACTCCCAAACCCGAAAGTCCAGTCCAAATCTAGATATAAACGACAAAAATATGAAATGACGAAAACACTCTCTCCTTCCCACCGTAGGAAAGTACGATTCACGTAATCTGCAGATAGATTACGCAGTTCCGTCATGGACGATTATGTAATTTTGATGGTTAACAAATGCATTTCCTGAAACTGTACGGAAAAGTGGGCCCACATCATGACAACCACAGCCGTTAATACGGAAAGTGACGGTGAGGATAGAGGTCAAAGAGGCGCACGTACAGTCAGACAGATAATTCCAAATAGTACCAGATCACTAATTTAATCCTCTCTCTAAGTAGAGTTTATATTAATATACTAATTAAATCGCTACTTAAATATATTCTGATTCTGTCAACAAATAGGTCGAGATCGACCACGCACGCCAAACATACCatatgagagaagagagaagagagaagagaggagagagagaaagagggggtgTTCACATGGCATGTGACCAACAGCTGTGTTTCCTTCATTCTCGTTCCCGATAAATACCTCAGCTACTTCTTCACTCTCGGCCTTTTGACTCTCTTGAGCCTATTCGTCTCTCTtacaatctctctttctttgctCTAATGGTGAAGCTCAAACCCTAGATAATTCCAGAAAAATATGGTGCGAACTCTGTATTATAGTTTCGTTGTCTTCCATTCTATGAAGTTGCAGAAGCTCTTACACTACCTGACACTATTCTCTGTTATTCTCGCCGGAAAAGTGGTGCCGGCGGCGCTTGATGGTGGTACAAAAGATGCTCACCAGTTGCTTTCCTTCAAAGCTACGATTTTAAACCCCAGTGTGCTTCAAAACTGGCAGCCGAATCAGAATCCTTGCTATTTCACCGGAGTTACTTGTAATGACTCGAGAGTTTCGGCTCTGGATCTGAGTTTTCTCCCTTTGAACTCCGATTTTCAGTATATTTCTTCGTTTCTCATGAGTTTGGAGCGTTTGGAGAGCTTGTATCTGAGGAATGCGAGTATTAATGGGAACCTCACTTCGGCTTCGGCATCTCGATGTAGTGCGCTTATGAGCGAGATCGATCTCTCCGGGAATTCTTTGTCTGGTTCGATTTCCGATATTTCAAGCTTGTCTTCTTGTTCGGGCTTGACATCTCTGAACCTAACGCATAATaatctcattttctctctcGGACCAAATGATTCCGGTGGTTTACGGCTCACTTTTCAGTCTCTCGATCTCTCCTACAATAAGCTTTCCGGTCAGAACGTAGTTTCTTGGCTTCTTGGAGGTGGTTGCAATGGGCTCAAGTACTTCTCTATTGGGGGAAACAAAATCTCTGGGGATATTCCGGTATCTAATTGCCGGAGTTTGGAGTATCTCGATCTCTCGTCCAACAATTTCTCAGGGGATGTTCCGTCTTTTGGCGACTGCTCTGCTTTGCAACACCTCGACCTCTCGGGTAACAAATTTTCCGGCGACATTGGCGTGCCACTCTCCGGTTGTCAGCACCTCAGCTTCTTGAACGCATCCAGTAACCAATTTGCGGCCAACATTCCAGCTTTTCCCAGCGGGAGTTTGCAGTGGCTTCTGCTCTCCTCCAACAACTTCCAAGGCAATATACCTCTGCATCTTGCCGATGCATGCTCAACACTTCTCGAGCTCGATCTTTCTTCCAATCACATGTACGGTACGGTTCCTACTAATCTGGGTTCGTGCTCTTCTTTGGAGTCCATTAATCTTTCAAATAACAACTTCTCCGGTGAATTCCCAATTGCAACGATCGTTCAAATGACTAGCTTGAAGAAACTTGTTCTTTCTTACAATTATTTTGTCGGTAGTTTACCTGATTTGTTGTCAAAGCTCACAAATTTGAAGTTGTTAGATCTCAGTTCCAATAATATTTCTGGAGCAATCCCTCCAGGATTGTGTCAAGACCCTAAAAACAGCTTGCAGGAGCTGTATCTTCAGAACAATCTCTTCACGGGTACCATTCCCGCAACTATCAGTAACTGCTCCCACCTAGTTTCGCTTGATCTCAGCTTCAATTACCTCACAGGGAAGATCCCTTCCAGCTTGGGGTCCCTCTCTCAGCTCCGTGATCTAATAATGTGGCTTAATCAGTTTCAGGGTGAGATTCCGCAAGAGCTTATGTACATCAGGACACTCGAAAATCTAATCTTAGACAACAATGAGTTGACCGGAACTATTCCTGCTGGTTTGAGCAACTGTTCCAATCTGAACTGGATATCATTATCGAGCAATCAGTTGAGTGGTGTGATCCCGGCATGGATTGGTCAGCTGAGTAATCTAGCAATCCTCAAACTTGGAAACAACTCGTTCTCCGGCAGTATTCCGCCGGAGATTGGTGACTGCCGGAGCCTGATATGGTTGGATCTCAATAGCAATCGTTTGACTGGGACAATCCCTCCTACCCTTGTAAAACAATCGGGTAAGATTGCTGTTGGATTGATTACGGGGAAGAGGTATGTGTATCTGAAGAATGATGGGAGTAGCAACTGCCATGGAGCCGGAAACCTCCTTGAGTTTGCTGGAATCAGACAGGAGGGGTTGAACAGAGTTCCAACAAGGCACCAATGCAACTTTACAAGAGTCTACATTGGTAACACAGCTTACACGTTCAACAACAATGGCtccatgatttttcttgatcTGTCCTACAATATGTTGGAGGGTAGCATTCCGAATGATATTGGCGATATGTACTATCTCTCTATTCTGAATCTGGGGCACAACAACCTCTCTGGTCCCATCCCTCAAGAAATGGGAAGCTTAAAAAATGTCGGGGTTCTTGATCTTTCTCACAATAAACTTGATGGCTCAATCCCTACGTCCTTGTCTAGCCTTTCTCTGCTCTCTGAGCTTGATCTGTCTTACAACAACCTCTCTGGAGTAATTCCTGAATCTGGTCAGTTAGCAACTTTTCCAGCATCCAGATATGCACATAATCCGGGCTTGTGTGGTTACCCCCTCCCTGCTTGTGGAGGGTATTCCAGTGCATCCAATCTCCAACATCATAAGTCTCGCCGAAGGCAGACGTCTCTGGCTGGAGGGGTGGCAATGGGTCTATTGTTCTCCCTCTTCTGCATATTTGGTTTGATTATCGTTGCTGTTGAAAGcaggaagaggagaaaaaagaaggatgCCTCCCTGGATCTCTACATTGAGAACCGATCACACACTGGCACCGCAAATGTCAGCTGGAAGCTAACTGGGACACGGGAGGCATTAAGCATCAATTTGGAAACCTTTGAGAAGCCCCTTCGGAAGCTCACATTTGCTGATCTTCTTGAAGCCACCAATGGTTTCCATAACGATAGCCTTGTGGGCTCAGGCGGCTTTGGTGATGTGTATAAAGCCCAGCTCAAGGACGGAAGTGTTGTAGCCATCAAGAAACTAATCCATGTTAGTGGACAAGGCGATAGGGAATTCACTGCTGAAATGG
This genomic stretch from Macadamia integrifolia cultivar HAES 741 chromosome 2, SCU_Mint_v3, whole genome shotgun sequence harbors:
- the LOC122070696 gene encoding systemin receptor SR160-like, whose amino-acid sequence is MVRTLYYSFVVFHSMKLQKLLHYLTLFSVILAGKVVPAALDGGTKDAHQLLSFKATILNPSVLQNWQPNQNPCYFTGVTCNDSRVSALDLSFLPLNSDFQYISSFLMSLERLESLYLRNASINGNLTSASASRCSALMSEIDLSGNSLSGSISDISSLSSCSGLTSLNLTHNNLIFSLGPNDSGGLRLTFQSLDLSYNKLSGQNVVSWLLGGGCNGLKYFSIGGNKISGDIPVSNCRSLEYLDLSSNNFSGDVPSFGDCSALQHLDLSGNKFSGDIGVPLSGCQHLSFLNASSNQFAANIPAFPSGSLQWLLLSSNNFQGNIPLHLADACSTLLELDLSSNHMYGTVPTNLGSCSSLESINLSNNNFSGEFPIATIVQMTSLKKLVLSYNYFVGSLPDLLSKLTNLKLLDLSSNNISGAIPPGLCQDPKNSLQELYLQNNLFTGTIPATISNCSHLVSLDLSFNYLTGKIPSSLGSLSQLRDLIMWLNQFQGEIPQELMYIRTLENLILDNNELTGTIPAGLSNCSNLNWISLSSNQLSGVIPAWIGQLSNLAILKLGNNSFSGSIPPEIGDCRSLIWLDLNSNRLTGTIPPTLVKQSGKIAVGLITGKRYVYLKNDGSSNCHGAGNLLEFAGIRQEGLNRVPTRHQCNFTRVYIGNTAYTFNNNGSMIFLDLSYNMLEGSIPNDIGDMYYLSILNLGHNNLSGPIPQEMGSLKNVGVLDLSHNKLDGSIPTSLSSLSLLSELDLSYNNLSGVIPESGQLATFPASRYAHNPGLCGYPLPACGGYSSASNLQHHKSRRRQTSLAGGVAMGLLFSLFCIFGLIIVAVESRKRRKKKDASLDLYIENRSHTGTANVSWKLTGTREALSINLETFEKPLRKLTFADLLEATNGFHNDSLVGSGGFGDVYKAQLKDGSVVAIKKLIHVSGQGDREFTAEMETIGKIKHRNLVPLFGYCKVGEERLLVYEYMRFGSLEDVLHDRRKAGIKLNWAARRKIAIGAARGLAFLHHNCIPHIIHRDMKSSNVLLDENLEARVSDFGMARLMSAMDTHLSVSTLAGTPGYVPPEYYQSFRCSTKGDVYSYGVVLLELLTGKQPTDSADFGDNNLVGWVKQHAKLRISDVFDPELIKEDQSLEIELLQHLKVASACLDDRPWRRPTMIQVMAMFKEIQAGSGIDSSSTVADDGSFATVEMTIKEAPEPCK